One window from the genome of Bacillus weihaiensis encodes:
- a CDS encoding DMT family transporter yields the protein MKKLYGSLFTLSMIWGTSFLFIKMLVEELGPWGVVFWRCLFGALTLIVILLLFKRKEVAKVKSEKIPWIALLFVAIFNNTLPFGFIAMSEMKISSSFASVINATTPIWTIVIGVLFFHVSSNIKQWIGVLMGFVGIILLLNLNVMGLIGENFIGAGTMLFATLCYGIGAQLARKYLKNVPIIIVSLLTLSISTLLSFFIMLSSEKGFVGISSIDIVYSLIGLGVFGSGIAYLFYYYMVKEGGAEFASLVTYIVPITAMLWGYLLLSENISANMISGLLFVFSGVYLSTVKRRKSIQITTKVG from the coding sequence TTGAAAAAATTATACGGTTCATTATTTACTTTGAGTATGATATGGGGGACATCATTTTTATTTATAAAAATGTTAGTAGAGGAATTAGGCCCATGGGGTGTTGTGTTTTGGAGATGTTTATTTGGGGCACTAACATTGATTGTCATACTTTTGCTTTTTAAAAGGAAGGAAGTAGCAAAGGTTAAGTCAGAAAAAATCCCTTGGATAGCATTACTTTTTGTTGCAATATTTAATAATACTCTTCCTTTTGGATTTATTGCAATGAGTGAAATGAAAATATCAAGCAGCTTTGCTTCCGTTATTAATGCTACGACTCCTATTTGGACCATTGTCATCGGCGTTTTATTTTTTCATGTCTCAAGTAATATAAAACAATGGATCGGTGTATTAATGGGGTTTGTAGGCATCATCTTGCTATTAAACTTAAATGTTATGGGTTTAATTGGAGAAAACTTTATTGGTGCAGGGACAATGTTATTTGCTACGTTATGTTATGGAATTGGTGCTCAGCTTGCAAGGAAATATTTAAAGAACGTTCCTATCATTATTGTTTCATTGCTGACACTATCTATTTCTACATTGCTTAGTTTTTTTATTATGTTAAGCAGTGAAAAAGGATTCGTAGGAATTTCTTCAATAGATATTGTGTATTCATTAATTGGGTTAGGTGTTTTTGGTTCTGGGATTGCTTATCTTTTTTATTATTATATGGTAAAAGAAGGCGGGGCGGAATTTGCCTCATTAGTTACATATATCGTACCAATTACCGCTATGCTATGGGGGTATTTATTACTCAGCGAAAACATCTCAGCTAATATGATAAGTGGTTTACTATTTGTATTTTCAGGTGTTTATTTAAGTACTGTAAAGAGACGAAAAAGTATACAGATAACAACAAAAGTCGGATAA
- a CDS encoding DNA-dependent RNA polymerase subunit epsilon, with amino-acid sequence MIFKVYFQENKIEVPVRERTNTLYIEATTEGEVRAKLKDRPYNIEFVSPVEGAYLEYEKQSENYKVLEI; translated from the coding sequence ATGATTTTCAAAGTATATTTTCAAGAAAATAAAATAGAGGTTCCTGTTCGCGAAAGAACAAACACTCTATATATTGAGGCAACAACTGAAGGGGAAGTTCGCGCAAAATTAAAAGACCGCCCTTATAATATTGAATTTGTTTCTCCTGTAGAAGGAGCTTATTTAGAATATGAGAAGCAAAGTGAAAACTATAAAGTATTGGAGATTTGA